From Huiozyma naganishii CBS 8797 chromosome 11, complete genome, a single genomic window includes:
- the KNAG0K02530 gene encoding uncharacterized protein (similar to Saccharomyces cerevisiae YNL320W; ancestral locus Anc_3.21) gives MWLKYARIIFGGLLALSTVSMSALYLFQNRLVYPSWAQDARKHVDTPDIRNIPYDRVRLITKDGVKIDAFDVKNPNSKTTIVILCPNAGNIGYFIPIIELFYRQFGLSVFIYSYRGYGLSEGSPSEAGLKMDADRAISYLATNEFHKKRKLVLYGRSLGGANAIYIASKYPSLIDGVILENTFLSITKVIPYMFPILSKFAFMCHELWKSEDVISQCSPSSPFLFLSGLRDEIVPPSHMKKLFELCTSTAKRIFEFPTGHHNDTILQDGYWEIIRDFLDQYNFI, from the coding sequence ATGTGGCTTAAATACGCTCGAATAATATTTGGAGGGCTGCTAGCTCTTTCTACCGTCTCCATGAGCGCACTCTACCTCTTCCAGAATCGATTGGTGTATCCATCATGGGCACAAGACGCACGGAAGCACGTCGACACACCGGATATCAGGAACATACCATATGACAGGGTGCGGCTGATTACGAAGGATGGTGTTAAGATTGATGCATTTGATGTCAAGAACCCGAACTCCAAGACAACTATTGTCATTCTGTGTCCCAACGCGGGGAATATAGGGTATTTCATTCCGATTATCGAGCTCTTCTATCGTCAGTTTGGTTTGAGCGTATTCATCTACTCTTATAGAGGTTACGGGCTATCTGAGGGATCACCATCAGAAGCAGGGTTGAAAATGGATGCAGATCGTGCAATCTCTTATTTGGCTACCAACGAATTTcacaagaaaagaaagctCGTATTGTACGGTCGCTCTCTCGGTGGTGCGAATGCCATATACATTGCATCAAAGTACCCATCATTGATCGACGGTGTGATTTTGGAGAATACGTTTTTAAGTATCACAAAAGTGATCCCATACATGTTCCCCATCTTGTCTAAATTTGCATTTATGTGTCACGAACTTTGGAAATCAGAAGACGTTATTTCTCAGTGCAGCCCCAGCTCGCCCTTCCTGTTTTTAAGTGGGTTACGGGATGAAATTGTCCCGCCATCCCACATGAAGAAGCTATTTGAACTGTGTACGTCAACCGCAAAGCGTATTTTCGAATTCCCCACTGGCCACCATAACGATACTATTTTGCAAGACGGCTATTGGGAAATTATCAGAGATTTTTTGGACCAGTACAACTTCATATGA
- the VNX1 gene encoding calcium/hydrogen antiporter (similar to Saccharomyces cerevisiae VNX1 (YNL321W); ancestral locus Anc_3.19), which yields MSEQRKPELGHSHSHAGVSSNGNAPSEHGRRVFSVDDDPDEVQKDIRYLEGLQDGLRIALKDKKSLLHLQPTRSAPPVNQDGQRQHSSSVSQRQTPSPADPQGPLGPPGSIVETLDSQKTVRQKDAGNANSKRPCRPKLNVHRSLSKLAGLTTPDSGLGFDFANSGAKNGGAHAGGSSLDHYVLHQSLDSPDQDVTIEELVSPHDSDLEDAGDRVSSASSLESYTLRERQDAINKTHPFGIRIWKPALYKKMRSVQRAAAEDIHETNFKQIDWSVHLTNWIWSLTSGLFLCSLFTIAGILVCTLGLFTKSARDYSMVFFKLARYLLSPFGKVVYMNPDENYLQEDRDEGISVQQFYKWVTSYSNKLFFHQSQTIASHSNNPHPSYGSIQNFMTSQRPSLGDNERLTEEQREALNTSQRRYFGRGKWTIGRIYFYVLFHLILEPVILVLSLLLWLVVFTIPMSNILWNLLYHLRKHPLALGFKNISNTNRNDTAVRIDESKNILLCTFRCAGWHYYKFTVDGTNVIVVNLISLVFFTICDFYLVKKYLGCSSWLSNESTIFTLCLISIIPLAFYIGQAVASISAQTSMGVGAVINAFFSTIVEVYLYCVALNQRKGLLVEGSMIGSVLGAVLLLPGLSMCGGALNRKTQRYNPASAGVSSALLIFSMIVMFVPTILYEIYGGYTVKCRDEENALGLSVSSVAKAITYEHCYFTRPALKHNKLFTHIIQPMSVSCAVVLFLAYAIGLWFTLRTHAKMIWELPIGDASKDANDNQQEGNQQPAGEEENNGGHDAPNWSRSKSTWILLVATLLYAIIAEILVACVDSVLEDFPSLNPKFLGLTIFALVPNTTEFLNAISFAIHGNVALSMEIGSAYALQVCLLQIPALVLYSIMYTWNKEPSSISIREQMFPMVFPTWDLIGTMASIFMFTYLYAEGKSNYFKGSVLILMYIIIIFGFYSQGVIKDII from the coding sequence ATGTCTGAACAGCGCAAGCCTGAATTGGGCCACTCGCATAGTCATGCTGGGGTTTCATCTAATGGGAACGCTCCCTCTGAGCATGGGCGTCGTGTATTTAGTGTGGACGACGATCCGGACGAGGTCCAGAAAGATATTAGGTATCTCGAAGGTCTGCAGGATGGGTTGCGAAtcgctttgaaggataagaagTCGCTGTTGCATCTTCAACCGACGAGGTCAGCGCCACCAGTGAACCAGGATGGGCAAAGGCAGCACTCCTCATCTGTATCTCAAAGGCAGACGCCATCGCCCGCGGACCCGCAGGGACCTTTGGGTCCACCGGGCTCCATCGTTGAAACGTTAGACTCCCAGAAAACTGTACGCCAAAAGGATGCGGGCAATGCAAACTCCAAGAGACCGTGCAGGCCAAAGTTGAATGTCCATAGAAGTTTGTCGAAACTCGCAGGTTTGACTACACCGGATTCGGGACTCGGGTTTGATTTCGCAAACAGTGGAGCCAAGAACGGTGGGGCCCATGCTGGAGGGTCTAGTCTCGACCACTACGTCCTCCACCAATCCCTGGACAGTCCAGACCAAGATGTCACTATCGAGGAATTGGTCTCGCCGCACGACTCGGACCTCGAGGACGCTGGAGACAGAGTTTCCTCCGCCTCGTCCCTCGAGTCTTACACTTTGCGGGAAAGACAGGATGCCATTAACAAGACACACCCGTTCGGTATCAGAATTTGGAAACCGGcactgtacaagaagatgagaTCCGTGCAGAGGGCAGCTGCTGAAGATATCCATGAAACCAATTTCAAGCAAATCGACTGGTCAGTACATTTAACAAACTGGATATGGTCCCTGACATCGGGACTTTTCCTGTGCTCGCTGTTCACCATTGCTGGGATACTTGTTTGTACGCTCGGTCTTTTCACTAAATCGGCAAGAGACTACTCAATGGTGTTCTTTAAGCTCGCACGGTACCTGTTGTCGCCCTTCGGGAAAGTGGTTTACATGAACCCGGATGAAAATTACCTGCAAGAGGATAGAGATGAAGGTATTAGCGTCCAGCAGTTCTATAAATGGGTCACATCGTACAGCAACaaactttttttccatCAATCGCAAACCATCGCATCCCACTCAAATAATCCGCACCCGTCATACGGCTCTATTCAAAATTTTATGACAAGCCAGAGACCCTCGCTGGGGGACAACGAGCGTTTGACGGAAGAACAACGCGAGGCATTGAATACCAGCCAAAGAAGATACTTCGGTAGAGGTAAGTGGACCATTGGGAGAATCTACTTCTACGTTCTCTTCCACCTTATTTTGGAACCTGTGATCCTAGTGCTATCCCTTCTGTTATGGCTCGTGGTGTTCACGATTCCAATGAGTAACATTTTGTGGAATTTGCTATACCACTTGAGGAAACATCCACTGGCACTGGGTTTCAAAAACATCTCAAACACTAACAGGAACGATACTGCTGTGAGAATAGACGAGAGTAAGAACATTTTACTGTGCACATTCCGTTGCGCAGGATGGCACTACTACAAATTTACCGTAGACGGAACAAACGTCATAGTGGTGAACTTGATATCTTTGGTCTTCTTCACAATATGTGACTTCTACCTGGTGAAAAAATATCTTGGGTGTTCGTCATGGCTGAGTAACGAATCGACGATTTTCACCCTCTGTTTAATCTCTATCATTCCACTGGCCTTCTACATTGGTCAAGCTGTGGCATCCATCTCAGCACAAACCTCAATGGGTGTAGGTGCCGTAATAAACGCGTTCTTCTCGACAATTGTAGAAGTTTACCTATACTGTGTGGCGCTAAACCAAAGAAAAGGTTTGCTTGTCGAAGGTTCCATGATTGGGTCTGTGCTGGGTGCAGTATTACTACTTCCAGGCCTCTCCATGTGTGGAGGCGCCTTGAATAGAAAGACGCAACGGTACAACCCAGCGAGTGCAGGTGTATCTTCCGCGTTGTTGATCTTTTCCATGATTGTCATGTTTGTCCCAACTATCTTATATGAGATATACGGTGGCTACACCGTTAAATGCAGAGACGAAGAGAACGCATTGGGACTATCCGTCAGTAGTGTCGCTAAAGCGATCACGTACGAGCACTGTTATTTTACTAGGCCAGCTTTGAAACACAATAAACTGTTTACTCACATCATCCAACCAATGTCTGTTTCGTGTGCAGTTGTCCTCTTCTTGGCATATGCAATTGGTTTGTGGTTTACTTTGAGAACGCATGCCAAGATGATTTGGGAATTGCCAATTGGTGATGCCTCAAAGGACGCTAATGACAATCAACAGGAAGGAAATCAACAACCCGCCGGGGAAGAGGAGAACAATGGCGGTCACGACGCACCTAATTGGTCGCGATCCAAATCCACTTGGATTCTACTCGTGGCAACACTACTGTACGCCATTATAGCAGAAATTTTGGTTGCCTGTGTGGACTCAGTGTTAGAGGATTTCCCCTCTTTAAATCCCAAATTCCTCGGGTTGACTATTTTTGCGCTAGTCCCCAACACCACGGAGTTCTTGAACGCCATCTCGTTTGCCATTCATGGGAATGTTGCCCTCTCGATGGAAATTGGGTCTGCTTATGCATTACAGGTTTGCCTCCTACAGATCCCAGCATTAGTGCTGTACTCAATCATGTACACCTGGAACAAAGAACCTTCTAGTATCAGTATCAGAGAGCAGATGTTTCCAATGGTGTTCCCCACGTGGGATCTGATTGGAACTATGGCAAGCATTTTCATGTTTACTTACCTATACGCTGAGGGGAAGTCTAATTATTTCAAGGGTTCCGTGTTGATCCTCATGTACATCATCATTATCTTTGGGTTCTATTCCCAGGGCGTGATTAAGGACATAATTTGA